The Populus trichocarpa isolate Nisqually-1 chromosome 11, P.trichocarpa_v4.1, whole genome shotgun sequence genome has a segment encoding these proteins:
- the LOC7485591 gene encoding ABC transporter C family member 12 isoform X3, whose translation MGLEALVWYCRPVPNGVWATKVDNAFGAYTPCVVDSLVICISHLVLLGLCLYRIWLITDKNSKAQHYCLRTNYYNYSLGLLAAYCTVQPLFRLFMNVSIFNLDGQTALAPFEMVSLIVEALSWCSTLIMIGLETRIYIQQFRWYVRFGVIYVLVGEAAMLNLILSVSDNYDSRFIFYMYLSTVFCQVLFGIHLLVYIPNLDPCSDYVMMEPESPDNSAYEALPGREQICPERNATLFSRIFYWWLTPLMKQAHKRPISEKDVWKLDTWDQTETSMNKFQTCWVEESQRPKPCLLRALNNSLGGRFWLGGFFKIGYDLSEFVGPVVLSHLLQSMQRGDPAWIGYVYAFVIFLGMLFSALCESRYYQNVLRVGFRLRSTLVAGIFRKSLKLTHEGQKNFPSGKITNMITTDADVLQQICLLLHGLWSAPFCITMSMVLLYQQLGVASLFGSLVLVIMVPTQAILLNRMTRLTKEGLHRTDKRVSLMNEILAAMDTVKCYAWEKSFQFRVQSVRNDELSLFRSAQLLFAFNSFMVNSIPVVVTLVSFGTFTLLGGDLTPAKAFTSLSLFQVLRYPLNMLPNLLSQVVNANISLQRLEELFLAEERILAPNPPLEPGIPAISIENGNFSWDLKLENPTLTNIKLNIQVGSLVAIVGGTGEGKTSLISAMLGELPPMEDACVVIRGTVAYAPQVPWIFNATVRDNILFGSKYEPSRYGKAIDVTALQHDLDLFAGHDLTEIGERGVNISGGQKQRISMARAFYSNSDIYIFDDPLSALDAHVARQVFNSCIKEGLQGKTRVLVTNQLHFLPQVEKIILLSEGMIKEEGTFEELFKNSELFQKLMENAGKMEEQVKEKEKSDNLDHKSSKAEANWENELPQKAASTMKGKEGKSILIKQEERERGVVSWNVLIRYNNALGGVWVVSILFLCYLLTEVFRVSRSTWLSFWTNQSTLESYRPGYFIFVYGLLSFGQVTVTLANSYWLISSSLHASKRLHDAMLDSILRTPMLFFHTNPTGRIINRFAKDVGEIDRNVANSANNFLNLAWQLLSTFVLIGTVSTISLWAIMPLLILFYSAYLYYQNTSREVKRLDSITRSPVYAQFGEALNGLSSIRAYKAYDWMSIINGKYMDNNIRFSLVTISSDGWLAIRLVTLGGMMIWLIASFSVLGNGRTENHVGFASIMGLLLSYTSNITDLLSNVLRQASKAENSLNSVERVSTYIDLPSEAPAIDKNNRPPSSWPLSGLIKFTDVVLRYRPELPPVLHGLSFAVSPSEKLGIVGRTGAGKSSMLNALFRIVELERGEITIDGCDITKFGLTDLRRALSIIPQSPVLFSGTVRFNLDPFSEHNDADLWKALERAHLKDAVRNSSFGLDAQVFGGESFSVGQRQLLSLARALLRRSKILVLDEATSSVDVRIDALIQKTIREEFRSCTMLIIAHRLNTIIDCDRILVLEAGQVLEHSTPEELLSNEGSAFSRMVQSTGPANAQYLHSLVFESKENKLMFIHS comes from the exons ATGGGTTTGGAGGCATTGGTTTGGTATTGTCGACCTGTGCCAAATGGGGTTTGGGCAACAAAAGTGGATAATGCATTTGGTGCTTACACACCCTGTGTTGTTGACTCCCTAGTCATTTGCATTTCTCATCTGGTTCTTCTTGGCCTTTGTTTGTATCGAATATGGTTGATTACTGACAAAAATTCCAAAGCTCAACACTATTGTCTCAGGACAAATTACTATAATTACTCGTTGGGATTGCTGGCTGCTTATTGCACAGTCCAGCCTTTATTCAGGTTGTTTATGAATGTTTCAATCTTCAATCTGGATGGGCAGACTGCTCTCGCTCCCTTTGAG ATGGTCTCCTTGATTGTTGAGGCCCTTTCCTGGTGCTCCACTCTTATTATGATTGGTTTGGAAACAAGAATATACATTCAACAGTTTCGATGGTATGTGCGGTTTGGAGTCATTTATGTGTTGGTAGGGGAAGCGGCAATGCTCAATCTCATTCTGTCAGTGAGTGATAATTACGACAGTAG ATTTATATTCTATATGTATTTGAGCACAGTTTTCTGCCAG GTTTTGTTTGGGATACATCTACTTGTTTATATTCCCAATTTGGATCCTTGTTCAGATTATGTTATGATGGAACCTGAGTCTCCTGATAATAGTGCATATGAAGCACTTCCTGGAAGAGAGCAAATATGTCCCGAGAGGAATGCCACCTTATTTTCTA GAATATTTTATTGGTGGTTGACTCCACTCATGAAGCAAGCCCATAAAAGACCTATTAGTGAAAAGGATGTTTGGAAGCTAGACACATGGGACCAGACTGAGACATCGATGAACAA GTTCCAGACTTGTTGGGTTGAAGAATCTCAAAGGCCAAAGCCATGTCTTTTAAGAGCACTAAACAATAGTCTAGGGGGAAG GTTTTGGTTAGGAGGATTTTTTAAG ATTGGCTATGATCTTTCTGAATTTGTGGGACCTGTTGTATTGAGCCACCTCCTGCAG TCGATGCAACGAGGAGATCCAGCCTGGATCGGTTATGTCTATGCCTTCGTAATTTTCCTTGGGATG TTGTTTAGTGCGCTATGCGAATCTCGGTATTACCAGAATGTTCTGCGTGTTGGTTTTCGGTTGCGGTCAACTTTG GTGGCTGGTATATTTCGTAAATCCTTGAAACTAACTCATGAGGGTCAAAAGAACTTTCCATCAGGGAAGATAACAAATATGATCACAACAGATGCTGATGTACTTCAG CAAATATGCCTACTACTTCATGGATTGTGGTCCGCGCCATTTTGCATCACCATGTCCATGGTTCTCCTTTACCAGCAATTAGGTGTTGCTTCACTTTTTGGTTCGCTAGTGCTTGTTATCATGGTCCCTACACAA GCAATCTTGTTGAACAGAATGACACGACTAACTAAGGAAGGATTGCATAGGACAGACAAAAGAGTCAGCCTCATGAATGAAATCTTGGCTGCCATGGACACTGTGAA ATGTTATGCATGGGAGAAGAGCTTTCAATTTAGGGTTCAAAGTGTGCGGAATGATGAGCTGTCCTTGTTTCGCAGTGCCCAATTACTATTTGCT TTCAACAGTTTTATGGTGAATAGCATTCCAGTTGTTGTGACACTTGTTTCATTCGGCACATTCACCTTGCTTGGTGGAGACTTGACCCCTGCAAAGGCTTTTACATCACTTTCTTTGTTTCAAGTGTTAAGATACCCTCTAAACATGCTTCCTAACTTACTGAGCCAG GTTGTAAATGCAAATATATCATTGCAACGCTTGGAGGAACTGTTTCTAGCTGAAGAGAGAATTTTAGCACCAAATCCACCTCTTGAACCAGGAATTCCAGCTATCTCAATTGAAAATGGGAACTTTTCATGGGATTTAAAG CTAGAAAATCCAACGTtgacaaatatcaaattaaacatACAAGTTGGCAGCTTAGTCGCAATCGTTGGTGGGACTGGAGAAGGAAAAACATCACTTATATCAGCAATGCTTGGAGAGCTGCCTCCTATGGAAGATGCATGTGTTGTTATAAGAGGGACTGTTGCATATGCTCCTCAAGTTCCATGGATCTTCAATGCTACT GTTCGTGACAACATATTATTTGGGTCAAAATATGAACCTTCACGATATGGGAAAGCTATTGATGTAACTGCATTACAACATGATCTTGACTTATTTGCA GGCCATGACCTCACTGAGATAGGTGAAAGAGGAGTCAATATTAGTGGTGGGCAGAAGCAAAGAATTTCCATGGCCAGGGCTTTCTACTCCAATTCAGATATATACATATTCGATGACCCTTTAAGTGCTTTAGATGCTCACGTTGCCCGACAG GTCTTTAACAGTTGTATTAAAGAAGGGTTGCAAGGAAAAACCAGGGTTCTTGTGACAAACCAGCTACATTTCCTTCCACAAGtggaaaaaattattcttcTCAGTGAAGGTATGATTAAAGAGGAGGGAACCTTCGAGGAACTCTTTAAAAACAGCGAACTATTCCAGAAGCTGATGGAAAATGCAGGGAAAATGGAAGAGCAagtgaaagaaaaggagaaaagtgaCAATTTGGACCACAAAAGCTCAAAAGCAGAAGCTAATTGGGAAAATGAGTTGCCACAAAAGGCAGCCTCTACAATGAAAGGGAAAGAAGGGAAGTCTATTCTCATCAAGCAAGAAGAACGAGAAAGAGGTGTTGTCAGTTGGAATGTTTTGATAAG GTACAACAACGCATTAGGAGGTGTATGGGTGGTTTCAATACTTTTTCTGTGCTACTTATTAACTGAAGTTTTTCGAGTTTCAAGAAGTACATGGTTGAGTTTTTGGACAAATCAAAGCACTTTGGAGAGTTATAGGCCAGGATACTTCATTTTCGTGTATGGACTTCTATCATTTGGTCAG GTGACTGTGACACTAGCAAACTCTTATTGGTTAATCAGTTCAAGTCTTCATGCGTCCAAAAGACTTCATGATGCCATGCTAGATTCCATCCTACGAACTCCAATGCTATTCTTCCACACCAACCCAACTGGGAGGATAATCAATAGGTTTGCGAAGGATGTAGGTGAAATAGATCGTAACGTTGCCAATTCTGCCAACAATTTTCTAAACCTAGCTTGGCAGTTGCTTTCAACTTTTGTGCTGATAGGCACTGTGAGCACAATATCATTGTGGGCCATAATGCCACTTCTGATCTTATTTTATTCAGCCTATCTATATTATCAG AATACATCCCGTGAAGTGAAACGTCTGGATTCCATCACCAGGTCTCCAGTTTATGCACAGTTTGGAGAAGCATTAAATGGTTTGTCAAGTATTCGTGCTTATAAAGCATATGATTGGATGTCCATCATCAATGGGAAGTATATGGACAATAATATTAGATTTAGTCTCGTAACTATTAGTTCAGATGGTTGGCTTGCCATAAGGTTGGTAACTTTAGGAGGGATGATGATTTGGTTGATAGCGTCATTTTCAGTTTTGGGGAATGGAAGAACTGAAAATCATGTGGGATTTGCATCTATAATGGGTCTACTTCTTAGTTACACTTCGAACATCACTGATTTGTTGAGTAATGTTCTAAGACAAGCTAGTAAAGCTGAAAATAGCTTAAACTCTGTTGAGCGTGTTTCCACATATATAGATTTACCCTCCGAAGCTCCAGCCATAGACAAGAACAATCGTCCTCCTTCTTCTTGGCCTTTGTcaggattaattaaatttacgGATGTTGTTCTACGTTACAGGCCCGAGCTTCCTCCAGTCTTACATGGTTTGTCCTTTGCAGTCTCACCAAGTGAAAAGCTAGGAATAGTCGGAAGAACTGGAGCTGGGAAATCTAGCATGTTAAATGCATTGTTCCGTATCGTAGAACTGGAAAGAGGAGAAATCACCATTGATGGTTGTGACATTACTAAGTTCGGACTGACAGATTTGAGGAGAGCTCTCAGTATCATACCACAATCACCAGTTCTCTTCTCAG GGACTGTGCGATTTAATCTTGATCCATTCAGTGAACACAATGATGCTGACCTATGGAAGGCTTTAGAGAGGGCACATTTGAAGGATGCTGTTAGAAATAGTTCTTTTGGTCTGGATGCTCAG GTTTTTGGAGGGGAGAGTTTTAGTGTTGGACAGAGGCAACTACTAAGTCTCGCTCGAGCACTGCTGCGGAGATCTAAGATTCTTGTTCTTGATGAAGCTACTTCTTCTGTTGATGTTAGAATTGATGCTCTTATCCAGAAAACCATCCGAGAAGAATTCAGATCCTGCACAATGCTAATTATCGCTCATAGACTAAATACCATTATTGACTGTGACAGAATTCTTGTGCTTGAGGCTGGTCAG GTTTTAGAACATTCTACCCCAGAGGAACTGCTATCGAACGAAGGAAGCGCATTCTCTAGGATGGTTCAAAGTACAGGACCAGCAAATGCACAGTACTTGCATAGCCTGGTGTTTGAAAGCAAAGAGAACAAGTTAATGTTTATACATTCCTGA
- the LOC7485591 gene encoding ABC transporter C family member 12 isoform X4 yields MGLEALVWYCRPVPNGVWATKVDNAFGAYTPCVVDSLVICISHLVLLGLCLYRIWLITDKNSKAQHYCLRTNYYNYSLGLLAAYCTVQPLFRLFMNVSIFNLDGQTALAPFEMVSLIVEALSWCSTLIMIGLETRIYIQQFRWYVRFGVIYVLVGEAAMLNLILSVSDNYDSRFIFYMYLSTVFCQVLFGIHLLVYIPNLDPCSDYVMMEPESPDNSAYEALPGREQICPERNATLFSRIFYWWLTPLMKQAHKRPISEKDVWKLDTWDQTETSMNNSCRFQTCWVEESQRPKPCLLRALNNSLGGRFWLGGFFKIGYDLSEFVGPVVLSHLLQLFSALCESRYYQNVLRVGFRLRSTLVAGIFRKSLKLTHEGQKNFPSGKITNMITTDADVLQQICLLLHGLWSAPFCITMSMVLLYQQLGVASLFGSLVLVIMVPTQAILLNRMTRLTKEGLHRTDKRVSLMNEILAAMDTVKCYAWEKSFQFRVQSVRNDELSLFRSAQLLFAFNSFMVNSIPVVVTLVSFGTFTLLGGDLTPAKAFTSLSLFQVLRYPLNMLPNLLSQVVNANISLQRLEELFLAEERILAPNPPLEPGIPAISIENGNFSWDLKLENPTLTNIKLNIQVGSLVAIVGGTGEGKTSLISAMLGELPPMEDACVVIRGTVAYAPQVPWIFNATVRDNILFGSKYEPSRYGKAIDVTALQHDLDLFAGHDLTEIGERGVNISGGQKQRISMARAFYSNSDIYIFDDPLSALDAHVARQVFNSCIKEGLQGKTRVLVTNQLHFLPQVEKIILLSEGMIKEEGTFEELFKNSELFQKLMENAGKMEEQVKEKEKSDNLDHKSSKAEANWENELPQKAASTMKGKEGKSILIKQEERERGVVSWNVLIRYNNALGGVWVVSILFLCYLLTEVFRVSRSTWLSFWTNQSTLESYRPGYFIFVYGLLSFGQVTVTLANSYWLISSSLHASKRLHDAMLDSILRTPMLFFHTNPTGRIINRFAKDVGEIDRNVANSANNFLNLAWQLLSTFVLIGTVSTISLWAIMPLLILFYSAYLYYQNTSREVKRLDSITRSPVYAQFGEALNGLSSIRAYKAYDWMSIINGKYMDNNIRFSLVTISSDGWLAIRLVTLGGMMIWLIASFSVLGNGRTENHVGFASIMGLLLSYTSNITDLLSNVLRQASKAENSLNSVERVSTYIDLPSEAPAIDKNNRPPSSWPLSGLIKFTDVVLRYRPELPPVLHGLSFAVSPSEKLGIVGRTGAGKSSMLNALFRIVELERGEITIDGCDITKFGLTDLRRALSIIPQSPVLFSGTVRFNLDPFSEHNDADLWKALERAHLKDAVRNSSFGLDAQVFGGESFSVGQRQLLSLARALLRRSKILVLDEATSSVDVRIDALIQKTIREEFRSCTMLIIAHRLNTIIDCDRILVLEAGQVLEHSTPEELLSNEGSAFSRMVQSTGPANAQYLHSLVFESKENKLMFIHS; encoded by the exons ATGGGTTTGGAGGCATTGGTTTGGTATTGTCGACCTGTGCCAAATGGGGTTTGGGCAACAAAAGTGGATAATGCATTTGGTGCTTACACACCCTGTGTTGTTGACTCCCTAGTCATTTGCATTTCTCATCTGGTTCTTCTTGGCCTTTGTTTGTATCGAATATGGTTGATTACTGACAAAAATTCCAAAGCTCAACACTATTGTCTCAGGACAAATTACTATAATTACTCGTTGGGATTGCTGGCTGCTTATTGCACAGTCCAGCCTTTATTCAGGTTGTTTATGAATGTTTCAATCTTCAATCTGGATGGGCAGACTGCTCTCGCTCCCTTTGAG ATGGTCTCCTTGATTGTTGAGGCCCTTTCCTGGTGCTCCACTCTTATTATGATTGGTTTGGAAACAAGAATATACATTCAACAGTTTCGATGGTATGTGCGGTTTGGAGTCATTTATGTGTTGGTAGGGGAAGCGGCAATGCTCAATCTCATTCTGTCAGTGAGTGATAATTACGACAGTAG ATTTATATTCTATATGTATTTGAGCACAGTTTTCTGCCAG GTTTTGTTTGGGATACATCTACTTGTTTATATTCCCAATTTGGATCCTTGTTCAGATTATGTTATGATGGAACCTGAGTCTCCTGATAATAGTGCATATGAAGCACTTCCTGGAAGAGAGCAAATATGTCCCGAGAGGAATGCCACCTTATTTTCTA GAATATTTTATTGGTGGTTGACTCCACTCATGAAGCAAGCCCATAAAAGACCTATTAGTGAAAAGGATGTTTGGAAGCTAGACACATGGGACCAGACTGAGACATCGATGAACAA CTCTTGCAGGTTCCAGACTTGTTGGGTTGAAGAATCTCAAAGGCCAAAGCCATGTCTTTTAAGAGCACTAAACAATAGTCTAGGGGGAAG GTTTTGGTTAGGAGGATTTTTTAAG ATTGGCTATGATCTTTCTGAATTTGTGGGACCTGTTGTATTGAGCCACCTCCTGCAG TTGTTTAGTGCGCTATGCGAATCTCGGTATTACCAGAATGTTCTGCGTGTTGGTTTTCGGTTGCGGTCAACTTTG GTGGCTGGTATATTTCGTAAATCCTTGAAACTAACTCATGAGGGTCAAAAGAACTTTCCATCAGGGAAGATAACAAATATGATCACAACAGATGCTGATGTACTTCAG CAAATATGCCTACTACTTCATGGATTGTGGTCCGCGCCATTTTGCATCACCATGTCCATGGTTCTCCTTTACCAGCAATTAGGTGTTGCTTCACTTTTTGGTTCGCTAGTGCTTGTTATCATGGTCCCTACACAA GCAATCTTGTTGAACAGAATGACACGACTAACTAAGGAAGGATTGCATAGGACAGACAAAAGAGTCAGCCTCATGAATGAAATCTTGGCTGCCATGGACACTGTGAA ATGTTATGCATGGGAGAAGAGCTTTCAATTTAGGGTTCAAAGTGTGCGGAATGATGAGCTGTCCTTGTTTCGCAGTGCCCAATTACTATTTGCT TTCAACAGTTTTATGGTGAATAGCATTCCAGTTGTTGTGACACTTGTTTCATTCGGCACATTCACCTTGCTTGGTGGAGACTTGACCCCTGCAAAGGCTTTTACATCACTTTCTTTGTTTCAAGTGTTAAGATACCCTCTAAACATGCTTCCTAACTTACTGAGCCAG GTTGTAAATGCAAATATATCATTGCAACGCTTGGAGGAACTGTTTCTAGCTGAAGAGAGAATTTTAGCACCAAATCCACCTCTTGAACCAGGAATTCCAGCTATCTCAATTGAAAATGGGAACTTTTCATGGGATTTAAAG CTAGAAAATCCAACGTtgacaaatatcaaattaaacatACAAGTTGGCAGCTTAGTCGCAATCGTTGGTGGGACTGGAGAAGGAAAAACATCACTTATATCAGCAATGCTTGGAGAGCTGCCTCCTATGGAAGATGCATGTGTTGTTATAAGAGGGACTGTTGCATATGCTCCTCAAGTTCCATGGATCTTCAATGCTACT GTTCGTGACAACATATTATTTGGGTCAAAATATGAACCTTCACGATATGGGAAAGCTATTGATGTAACTGCATTACAACATGATCTTGACTTATTTGCA GGCCATGACCTCACTGAGATAGGTGAAAGAGGAGTCAATATTAGTGGTGGGCAGAAGCAAAGAATTTCCATGGCCAGGGCTTTCTACTCCAATTCAGATATATACATATTCGATGACCCTTTAAGTGCTTTAGATGCTCACGTTGCCCGACAG GTCTTTAACAGTTGTATTAAAGAAGGGTTGCAAGGAAAAACCAGGGTTCTTGTGACAAACCAGCTACATTTCCTTCCACAAGtggaaaaaattattcttcTCAGTGAAGGTATGATTAAAGAGGAGGGAACCTTCGAGGAACTCTTTAAAAACAGCGAACTATTCCAGAAGCTGATGGAAAATGCAGGGAAAATGGAAGAGCAagtgaaagaaaaggagaaaagtgaCAATTTGGACCACAAAAGCTCAAAAGCAGAAGCTAATTGGGAAAATGAGTTGCCACAAAAGGCAGCCTCTACAATGAAAGGGAAAGAAGGGAAGTCTATTCTCATCAAGCAAGAAGAACGAGAAAGAGGTGTTGTCAGTTGGAATGTTTTGATAAG GTACAACAACGCATTAGGAGGTGTATGGGTGGTTTCAATACTTTTTCTGTGCTACTTATTAACTGAAGTTTTTCGAGTTTCAAGAAGTACATGGTTGAGTTTTTGGACAAATCAAAGCACTTTGGAGAGTTATAGGCCAGGATACTTCATTTTCGTGTATGGACTTCTATCATTTGGTCAG GTGACTGTGACACTAGCAAACTCTTATTGGTTAATCAGTTCAAGTCTTCATGCGTCCAAAAGACTTCATGATGCCATGCTAGATTCCATCCTACGAACTCCAATGCTATTCTTCCACACCAACCCAACTGGGAGGATAATCAATAGGTTTGCGAAGGATGTAGGTGAAATAGATCGTAACGTTGCCAATTCTGCCAACAATTTTCTAAACCTAGCTTGGCAGTTGCTTTCAACTTTTGTGCTGATAGGCACTGTGAGCACAATATCATTGTGGGCCATAATGCCACTTCTGATCTTATTTTATTCAGCCTATCTATATTATCAG AATACATCCCGTGAAGTGAAACGTCTGGATTCCATCACCAGGTCTCCAGTTTATGCACAGTTTGGAGAAGCATTAAATGGTTTGTCAAGTATTCGTGCTTATAAAGCATATGATTGGATGTCCATCATCAATGGGAAGTATATGGACAATAATATTAGATTTAGTCTCGTAACTATTAGTTCAGATGGTTGGCTTGCCATAAGGTTGGTAACTTTAGGAGGGATGATGATTTGGTTGATAGCGTCATTTTCAGTTTTGGGGAATGGAAGAACTGAAAATCATGTGGGATTTGCATCTATAATGGGTCTACTTCTTAGTTACACTTCGAACATCACTGATTTGTTGAGTAATGTTCTAAGACAAGCTAGTAAAGCTGAAAATAGCTTAAACTCTGTTGAGCGTGTTTCCACATATATAGATTTACCCTCCGAAGCTCCAGCCATAGACAAGAACAATCGTCCTCCTTCTTCTTGGCCTTTGTcaggattaattaaatttacgGATGTTGTTCTACGTTACAGGCCCGAGCTTCCTCCAGTCTTACATGGTTTGTCCTTTGCAGTCTCACCAAGTGAAAAGCTAGGAATAGTCGGAAGAACTGGAGCTGGGAAATCTAGCATGTTAAATGCATTGTTCCGTATCGTAGAACTGGAAAGAGGAGAAATCACCATTGATGGTTGTGACATTACTAAGTTCGGACTGACAGATTTGAGGAGAGCTCTCAGTATCATACCACAATCACCAGTTCTCTTCTCAG GGACTGTGCGATTTAATCTTGATCCATTCAGTGAACACAATGATGCTGACCTATGGAAGGCTTTAGAGAGGGCACATTTGAAGGATGCTGTTAGAAATAGTTCTTTTGGTCTGGATGCTCAG GTTTTTGGAGGGGAGAGTTTTAGTGTTGGACAGAGGCAACTACTAAGTCTCGCTCGAGCACTGCTGCGGAGATCTAAGATTCTTGTTCTTGATGAAGCTACTTCTTCTGTTGATGTTAGAATTGATGCTCTTATCCAGAAAACCATCCGAGAAGAATTCAGATCCTGCACAATGCTAATTATCGCTCATAGACTAAATACCATTATTGACTGTGACAGAATTCTTGTGCTTGAGGCTGGTCAG GTTTTAGAACATTCTACCCCAGAGGAACTGCTATCGAACGAAGGAAGCGCATTCTCTAGGATGGTTCAAAGTACAGGACCAGCAAATGCACAGTACTTGCATAGCCTGGTGTTTGAAAGCAAAGAGAACAAGTTAATGTTTATACATTCCTGA